The proteins below come from a single Gimesia alba genomic window:
- a CDS encoding iron-sulfur cluster assembly scaffold protein yields the protein MEHQNSDQEDEEFLLEHYESETYRGRLEKPTVSHQILNRTCGDSVTLDLLLESNRVIQAKFEAEGCVICQAAASILCETIEGMELSELNSLDAPQMLKSMRIILSPRRMRCGLLAWETLQQMKTKFESSVKRK from the coding sequence ATGGAACATCAGAATTCCGATCAGGAAGACGAAGAGTTTCTCCTGGAACATTATGAATCTGAAACCTATCGGGGGCGGCTGGAGAAACCAACTGTCAGTCACCAGATATTAAATCGCACTTGTGGAGACAGCGTGACACTGGACCTGCTTCTGGAAAGCAATCGAGTCATTCAGGCAAAGTTTGAAGCCGAGGGTTGTGTGATCTGCCAGGCCGCCGCTTCGATTTTATGTGAAACCATCGAGGGCATGGAGCTTTCTGAACTGAATTCTTTGGATGCACCTCAGATGCTTAAATCCATGCGAATCATATTGTCTCCGCGGAGAATGCGGTGTGGGCTGCTGGCCTGGGAAACACTGCAACAAATGAAAACCAAGTTTGAGTCATCAGTGAAAAGGAAATAA
- a CDS encoding glycosyltransferase family 2 protein, translating into MKAVCLTIEIRFPEVSHPEKSKKPQDHASTSDLTGSIRQVLNEVSCITDTHEARTAVYEHGSDQLLSKLRELISQDRLQENQYQLQLKLNGQHLIRYEYLVELLEQTGCQLDIYLQNDLPDFQRKYNQAKKLIERWKRSYDLKASVQTHAHLPNRHCIENRLFIKLSSKQNEIADDLQTAETLRFQFQNGTLLKADQTLSFQPVKRDLNRDQGPSTEYDIDVFVPYFRNLHLVPQTIDSILWQHKVRPFIHLVNDCSREDDTALKQRYGHLTNIKWYKTKQNSGPYAIANNLFYHMQTDLIGIADSDDILEPTHFMTALHDLKENNADVWGSSMRQFLNPMENHNQRNQNIINRIPVVDSGARPDCIPYPRLINGTMVIKRSTFQSFNGFDGRMFCGADTEFSQRLQFPSDINAKIHVSTDITAFRRVCSNSLSNSDTRFGLKSPERDAVTKESLRRYAFWKSQDKIDPTEYGTLDVQPDVFEPDYSIIFRRSSPVYICMAAIPRRIYALEKTIESLIDQADYLKIYLNQFQHVPDFLKHDKIELIFGDNSRKGSTKFFWADKVQGYILTVDDDLIYPSDYVEVMCSAIDKHKCLVGAHGNILKPGKIDRYYKDRTVLDARKEVKEDTFVDILGTGTIGFHTDDIKMSMADMDLPDMEDIAIFKLSYNHSYTKVVVAHPEGWFQSSTHQNDLGLYGDAVLDDSLETEVINAHKNHR; encoded by the coding sequence ATGAAAGCAGTATGTCTCACTATCGAGATTCGATTTCCGGAAGTCTCGCATCCGGAGAAAAGTAAGAAGCCACAAGATCACGCTTCAACGTCTGATCTGACCGGTTCGATTAGACAAGTTCTCAACGAGGTCTCTTGTATCACAGATACACATGAGGCGCGAACGGCAGTTTACGAACATGGTTCCGATCAACTTCTCTCGAAATTGCGCGAATTAATTTCTCAAGATCGACTTCAAGAGAACCAATACCAACTTCAATTAAAACTGAATGGACAGCATTTGATTCGGTATGAGTATCTAGTCGAATTGCTGGAACAAACCGGCTGTCAGCTTGATATTTATCTGCAAAATGACCTGCCCGATTTTCAACGCAAGTACAATCAGGCAAAAAAACTGATCGAACGCTGGAAAAGAAGTTACGATCTGAAGGCATCAGTTCAAACACACGCCCATTTACCAAACAGGCATTGTATTGAAAATCGACTCTTTATCAAACTGTCTTCCAAACAAAATGAAATTGCAGACGACTTGCAGACAGCCGAGACGCTTCGCTTTCAGTTTCAAAACGGAACGCTGCTGAAAGCAGATCAAACTCTGTCTTTCCAGCCAGTCAAAAGGGACCTCAACCGAGATCAAGGTCCTTCCACTGAATACGATATCGATGTCTTCGTCCCCTACTTTCGGAATCTGCATCTGGTACCACAAACCATCGATTCGATCCTCTGGCAACATAAAGTCAGACCGTTTATTCACCTGGTCAATGACTGTTCGCGCGAAGATGACACAGCATTGAAACAGAGGTATGGCCATCTGACAAACATCAAATGGTATAAAACAAAACAGAACAGTGGTCCCTATGCGATTGCCAACAATCTGTTTTATCACATGCAGACAGACCTGATCGGGATTGCCGATTCAGATGACATTCTTGAACCGACTCACTTCATGACGGCATTGCATGACTTGAAAGAAAATAACGCTGATGTCTGGGGCAGTTCCATGCGTCAGTTTTTGAACCCGATGGAGAATCATAACCAGCGAAATCAAAACATCATCAATCGGATTCCCGTCGTCGATTCCGGTGCCAGACCCGATTGCATTCCCTACCCGCGCCTGATCAATGGAACTATGGTCATCAAACGAAGTACGTTTCAGAGCTTTAATGGGTTTGACGGTCGTATGTTCTGCGGCGCAGATACCGAGTTTTCACAGCGTCTGCAGTTCCCCAGTGATATCAATGCGAAAATTCATGTTTCAACCGACATCACTGCATTCCGCCGGGTCTGCAGTAACAGTTTGTCAAACAGCGATACGCGCTTCGGTTTAAAATCTCCGGAACGAGACGCGGTGACGAAAGAGAGTTTAAGAAGATACGCGTTCTGGAAATCGCAAGACAAAATCGACCCGACAGAATATGGCACGCTGGACGTACAACCCGATGTCTTTGAGCCGGATTATTCGATCATTTTCAGACGATCCAGTCCCGTTTATATTTGCATGGCCGCGATTCCACGCAGGATTTATGCATTAGAAAAGACCATCGAATCCTTAATTGATCAGGCTGATTACCTGAAAATTTACCTGAATCAATTCCAGCATGTGCCAGATTTCTTAAAGCACGACAAAATCGAATTAATTTTTGGCGATAACAGTCGGAAAGGCTCAACCAAATTTTTCTGGGCCGACAAAGTCCAGGGATATATTTTGACCGTCGATGACGACTTAATTTATCCCTCAGATTATGTCGAAGTTATGTGCTCGGCCATCGATAAGCATAAATGTCTGGTTGGTGCGCATGGCAACATCCTCAAACCAGGCAAGATCGATCGATACTACAAAGACCGAACCGTTCTGGATGCACGCAAAGAGGTGAAAGAAGATACCTTCGTGGACATTCTGGGAACCGGCACGATTGGTTTCCATACGGACGATATCAAAATGTCGATGGCGGATATGGACCTGCCGGACATGGAAGACATCGCCATCTTCAAACTGTCTTATAACCATTCTTATACCAAAGTTGTGGTAGCACACCCGGAAGGCTGGTTTCAATCATCAACTCACCAGAATGACCTCGGACTTTATGGGGACGCTGTCCTCGATGATTCCCTGGAGACAGAAGTAATCAATGCACACAAAAACCATCGATAA
- a CDS encoding cation:proton antiporter, whose product MNFFDIAGILVALAAAFAFINHKLLKLPTTVGLMLLAMLHAIALLLIDQIVPGATVLTVAETLIGSIDFDQTLMQGMLGYLLFAGALHVNLNDLKEQTAAIALLATIGVLATTFIVGGLTFVITGWLGIEVRFIYCLIFGSIVAPTDPIAVLGIFKSLGAPKSLETKIAGESLFNDGVGVVVFIALLGIAGLGGHGESHTDENQQEKSSQVVQQSEQEHPHEAQAGTEVAETNASDVAKLFALEAGGGIALGFVLGLLAFLLLRSIDHYATEILISLAVVTCGYALAMKLHLSGPLAMVVVGLILGNHGRTLAMSDKTRDHLDTFWELVDELLNAVLFVLIGLEVLVLSFQEKYLLAGALAIPAVLLARFLSVGTVITALKKSAGRKFTPHAIKVMTWGGLRGGISVALALSLKEEIHAQQSKYNNVGELILTMTYVVVAFSILVGGLTIGPMLNRLGLAGQSKTDAH is encoded by the coding sequence ATGAACTTCTTCGATATCGCCGGCATCCTCGTGGCCCTCGCAGCGGCCTTCGCATTCATTAACCACAAACTGCTCAAGCTGCCGACAACGGTCGGCCTGATGCTGTTGGCGATGCTGCACGCAATCGCCCTGCTGCTGATCGATCAGATCGTGCCCGGGGCGACTGTGCTCACCGTGGCCGAAACGCTCATCGGCTCGATTGACTTTGACCAGACGCTGATGCAGGGTATGCTCGGCTACCTGCTCTTTGCCGGGGCGTTGCATGTCAACCTCAACGACCTCAAGGAACAAACCGCGGCCATCGCCCTGCTCGCGACCATCGGCGTCCTCGCCACGACATTCATCGTCGGCGGGCTTACCTTCGTGATCACCGGCTGGCTCGGTATCGAGGTCCGCTTCATCTACTGCCTGATCTTCGGCTCCATCGTCGCCCCCACCGACCCGATCGCAGTTTTGGGAATCTTCAAGAGCCTCGGCGCCCCCAAGTCGCTGGAGACCAAAATCGCAGGCGAGTCACTGTTTAACGACGGCGTCGGCGTGGTGGTCTTTATCGCACTCCTGGGCATCGCGGGGTTGGGCGGGCATGGCGAGTCACACACAGACGAAAATCAGCAGGAGAAGTCTAGTCAGGTCGTTCAGCAGAGCGAACAGGAACATCCGCACGAGGCTCAAGCAGGCACAGAGGTCGCAGAGACGAACGCCAGCGACGTCGCGAAACTCTTCGCCCTCGAAGCCGGCGGCGGAATTGCGCTGGGCTTTGTGCTGGGGCTGCTTGCGTTCTTGCTGTTGCGATCCATTGATCACTACGCGACGGAGATTTTGATTTCGCTGGCGGTAGTGACATGCGGATACGCGCTGGCGATGAAGCTGCACCTCTCCGGGCCGCTGGCGATGGTAGTCGTGGGGCTGATCCTGGGGAACCACGGCCGCACGCTGGCGATGTCCGACAAAACCCGCGATCACCTGGACACGTTCTGGGAGCTGGTCGACGAACTTCTCAACGCGGTACTGTTTGTGCTGATCGGTCTGGAGGTGCTGGTGCTGTCGTTCCAGGAGAAATATCTGCTGGCCGGGGCTCTGGCCATCCCCGCGGTGCTGCTGGCGCGGTTCCTCTCCGTGGGCACGGTGATAACCGCCCTGAAGAAGTCGGCCGGCCGAAAATTCACGCCCCACGCGATCAAGGTCATGACCTGGGGCGGCCTCCGCGGCGGAATCAGTGTGGCCCTCGCCCTCTCGCTCAAGGAAGAGATCCACGCACAGCAATCGAAGTACAACAACGTCGGCGAACTCATCCTGACCATGACCTACGTCGTCGTTGCCTTCTCAATCCTCGTCGGCGGCCTGACCATCGGCCCCATGCTAAACCGCCTGGGCCTTGCAGGACAAAGCAAAACAGACGCCCATTAA
- a CDS encoding radical SAM protein yields the protein MITCPNLEIHASYACNLTCKSCSHFSDQRVGKNISLEEIKDQMMQWSGRIKPKVFSILGGEPALNKQLPQIVRECRKQWPFSKLRLVSNGFFLKNHPDLPRVLEQTGCELDISVHHDGPEYTEKLIPVRKLTESWQSKHQFKLTYRPSAAKWRTTFEGFGAEMVPWNDGDSAASYKICVAKHCPQIFESKLYKCPQLAYLNLMDRKYNLPAIWDQYLAYRPLHPECSDEELEQFFNTKVEAACSMCPAFHRYFEIPSPLPQPKAVAS from the coding sequence ATGATTACTTGTCCTAATTTAGAAATTCATGCCAGCTATGCCTGCAACCTGACATGCAAAAGTTGTTCACATTTCAGTGACCAGAGAGTCGGTAAAAATATCTCTCTGGAAGAGATCAAAGACCAGATGATGCAATGGAGCGGCCGAATCAAACCAAAAGTGTTTTCGATTCTGGGTGGGGAACCTGCTTTGAACAAACAGCTGCCTCAAATTGTAAGAGAATGCCGGAAACAATGGCCCTTCTCGAAACTACGGCTTGTGTCCAATGGATTTTTCCTGAAGAATCATCCGGACCTCCCCCGCGTTCTTGAACAAACCGGTTGTGAACTCGACATCTCGGTTCATCATGATGGACCAGAATATACTGAGAAATTGATTCCCGTGAGAAAACTCACTGAGTCCTGGCAAAGCAAACATCAATTCAAGTTGACCTATCGCCCCTCGGCGGCAAAATGGAGGACGACTTTCGAAGGCTTTGGTGCTGAGATGGTGCCATGGAATGATGGTGATTCCGCGGCCAGTTATAAAATCTGTGTGGCCAAACATTGCCCTCAGATCTTTGAAAGCAAATTATACAAGTGCCCGCAACTTGCCTACCTGAATTTAATGGACCGTAAATACAATCTGCCTGCCATCTGGGATCAATATCTGGCCTACCGACCATTACATCCTGAATGCTCCGATGAAGAACTGGAACAATTTTTCAATACCAAAGTCGAAGCAGCCTGTTCAATGTGCCCTGCTTTTCACCGTTACTTTGAAATCCCCTCGCCGCTCCCGCAACCCAAAGCTGTTGCCTCATAA
- a CDS encoding ankyrin repeat domain-containing protein, whose translation MKFTTFPFLISFLLCLESCLLPIMAFENTDNPRKIELSRGEIGRPSEIPTFELKHIPLIEEGSKHTLHTLNGEPVLLSETWKDKPVLLVMSSLTCPVSRDNCPAVDRIQKKYGDKINVVIIYTTEAHPLGSPSPYSDREWLTRRNVHDEILVNEPTTLKARIVRAKTYQEKMGIQSTILVDNMQNSTWKLFGGGPNTALFVSNDRLLIKSKDESKKRPELLERHGWLSPHGMEIAIHNHFNKIRNAKLRNSIKKDGYSDWDFDKFLLSDNFDAIEAKLDKHPDLVQYSVSHDRGGYQQKTFLHLAVEKKSTQHIELFIKRGLDIDAINYRGQTALHVAATSDLKIVELLLKRGANVNAYQQNGFTPLHEALLEGKLKIANILIAHGSRVDLKAAAALGDERTVARFLNLYEIDTFKLKNRGGTALAFAASNGQTTIVKQLLDAGALVNSKTDDMRPLYYAVKIDHPKIIELLLESKANTTDPIGSSYNGLTLMHYATLHNKKNALELLLKHGISPEVLNYDEETPLHLAAQYNHLEAMKILLKYGASIDALSGSPRFPPCGPPDFDESPVLETAMHLAVKHGHTTMLQFLLKQGAKANLKNRDGATPLDLARKYKKTDMVKILLAVNAEPGKPVKSKIKKFSQ comes from the coding sequence ATGAAATTTACAACGTTTCCGTTTTTAATTTCATTCTTACTTTGCCTGGAATCATGCTTACTCCCGATCATGGCATTTGAGAATACGGACAACCCCAGAAAAATAGAACTCAGCCGAGGTGAGATAGGTCGCCCGAGTGAAATTCCTACCTTCGAATTGAAACATATCCCACTCATCGAAGAAGGTTCAAAGCATACACTGCATACTCTTAACGGCGAGCCCGTTTTACTTTCTGAGACATGGAAGGACAAACCGGTATTATTGGTCATGTCTTCTCTCACCTGCCCGGTCTCTCGTGATAATTGCCCTGCAGTCGATCGTATTCAAAAAAAATATGGGGATAAAATCAATGTTGTGATTATTTATACTACAGAAGCGCACCCTCTGGGATCGCCTTCGCCCTACAGCGACCGCGAATGGCTAACTCGCCGGAATGTGCATGATGAGATACTCGTAAATGAACCAACAACACTGAAAGCTCGGATTGTCAGAGCAAAAACATATCAAGAAAAGATGGGTATCCAGTCAACAATTCTAGTTGATAACATGCAGAATTCCACTTGGAAGTTATTCGGTGGCGGACCGAACACTGCTCTATTTGTATCGAACGACAGACTATTGATAAAATCCAAGGATGAATCCAAAAAACGTCCTGAGTTGTTAGAACGACATGGCTGGCTCTCTCCACACGGAATGGAAATCGCAATTCACAACCACTTTAATAAAATCCGCAACGCCAAACTTAGGAACTCCATCAAAAAAGATGGCTACTCAGATTGGGATTTTGATAAATTCTTATTGAGTGATAATTTTGATGCAATTGAAGCAAAACTTGATAAGCATCCTGACTTGGTGCAGTATTCTGTCAGCCACGATCGTGGTGGTTACCAGCAAAAAACCTTTTTGCATTTGGCAGTGGAGAAAAAATCAACCCAACACATAGAACTCTTCATTAAACGAGGCCTTGATATTGATGCGATCAACTATCGCGGACAAACAGCATTACATGTCGCTGCAACCAGCGATTTGAAGATAGTCGAGTTGTTATTAAAACGGGGAGCGAACGTAAATGCTTACCAACAAAATGGTTTTACTCCATTACATGAAGCACTGTTGGAAGGCAAACTGAAAATTGCAAATATATTGATCGCACATGGCTCAAGAGTTGATTTGAAAGCAGCAGCAGCTTTAGGCGATGAAAGGACTGTTGCTCGGTTCTTGAATCTTTACGAGATCGATACATTCAAACTGAAAAACAGGGGAGGGACTGCCCTTGCATTTGCTGCAAGTAACGGACAAACCACAATTGTGAAACAACTTCTTGATGCAGGTGCACTTGTCAATTCAAAAACAGATGATATGCGCCCATTGTATTATGCGGTAAAGATTGATCACCCAAAAATAATCGAGTTACTTTTAGAATCAAAAGCCAACACGACTGACCCGATTGGTTCATCATATAATGGTTTAACCTTAATGCATTATGCCACTTTACACAACAAAAAGAATGCTCTTGAACTTCTGTTGAAGCATGGTATTAGTCCTGAAGTTCTGAATTACGATGAAGAGACTCCCTTGCATCTTGCTGCACAGTATAACCATCTCGAAGCGATGAAAATTCTTTTGAAGTATGGTGCATCAATCGACGCACTTTCAGGATCACCAAGGTTTCCGCCTTGTGGTCCACCTGACTTTGATGAAAGTCCCGTTCTAGAAACCGCTATGCACTTAGCGGTAAAGCATGGACATACAACGATGCTTCAATTCCTCCTCAAACAAGGTGCAAAAGCCAACCTGAAAAATCGCGATGGGGCAACGCCGCTCGATCTTGCTCGTAAATACAAAAAAACAGACATGGTGAAAATTCTTCTGGCAGTAAATGCAGAACCAGGAAAGCCAGTCAAATCGAAAATTAAGAAATTTTCTCAATGA
- a CDS encoding heparin lyase I family protein translates to MHTKTIDKRLWDRSEKCGNVTCSGETIIARPHPNGRSEVKIKQNTASGIRRYQYSFRLNGSFSEKATIVLQFHDWWTIPDNINVGTKSFLYLASPPPLAFSVRKNHLVLSHNELLSTPLLDMEHEWLVVEKNKFTHYELFPVSLNEWIDLEISIKWSLHRDGFVECNGRKISNLKTMFNSNPCHLQFGLYLDTRFESNEIREIVL, encoded by the coding sequence ATGCACACAAAAACCATCGATAAAAGGCTGTGGGATCGCTCTGAGAAATGCGGGAATGTGACCTGTTCTGGTGAAACCATCATTGCCAGACCGCATCCGAACGGAAGATCCGAAGTCAAAATCAAACAGAACACCGCGTCTGGGATACGACGTTATCAATATTCATTCAGGCTCAATGGAAGTTTTTCGGAAAAAGCAACCATCGTTCTTCAGTTTCATGATTGGTGGACGATTCCTGACAACATCAATGTTGGGACTAAATCTTTTCTGTATCTGGCATCGCCTCCACCTTTGGCGTTTTCAGTGCGGAAAAACCATCTGGTGCTGTCTCACAATGAGTTACTCAGCACACCGTTACTGGACATGGAACATGAATGGCTGGTTGTTGAGAAAAACAAGTTCACGCACTACGAACTCTTTCCTGTCAGCCTAAATGAATGGATCGACCTCGAAATCTCAATCAAATGGTCGCTCCATCGAGATGGATTTGTGGAATGTAATGGCAGAAAGATAAGCAATCTGAAAACGATGTTTAATTCGAATCCCTGCCATCTTCAATTTGGACTTTACCTGGACACCAGGTTTGAAAGCAACGAAATACGGGAGATTGTGTTATGA
- a CDS encoding Gfo/Idh/MocA family protein, producing MPTSRQITRRNFLQGAAFAGAASIFCPSAERAFGYKSPNDRPVFATIGLRNQGWAITSKSFKFADFAALADVDANVLADNVAKTEKKQGKKPDAYKDYRKVLDRKDVDAVMIATPDHWHTKIAVEAMLAGKDVYCEKPLTLTIDEGKLIEKVVKQTGRVFQVGTMQRSESGQRFLQAVALVNDGRIGKVKKVTCGINGMSASPVITKAPVPEGLDYEFWLGPAPKVDYRALPEMRKGYGGGVPLYSNCHYSFRNWHEYSGGKLTDWGAHHVDIACWALGASDTGPSKVTPLEFSLPVEYKDGHPVVQDQYNAATKFKIQVDMPDDVEMIITSEGDNGILFEGTKGRFFVNRGKIVGAPVEALKDNPLPDGAIEAVYGGKVSANHTANFIEGMNARKQPISDVWSHNRMLEICHLSNIAMRLDRGLKWDPVKREVIGDAQANSFLSRENRKGYEINM from the coding sequence ATGCCAACATCTCGACAAATTACGCGCCGCAATTTTCTTCAGGGAGCCGCCTTCGCAGGGGCTGCCAGTATTTTCTGCCCTTCTGCTGAGCGAGCATTCGGATATAAATCGCCGAACGATCGTCCGGTTTTTGCGACCATTGGTCTGCGGAACCAGGGTTGGGCGATTACTTCCAAGTCATTCAAATTTGCTGATTTCGCGGCACTCGCCGACGTGGATGCGAATGTCCTCGCAGACAACGTGGCAAAAACAGAAAAGAAACAGGGCAAGAAGCCAGACGCTTACAAAGACTATCGGAAAGTCCTTGACCGAAAAGATGTTGACGCCGTCATGATCGCCACGCCCGATCATTGGCATACCAAGATCGCGGTTGAAGCGATGCTCGCCGGCAAAGATGTCTACTGTGAAAAACCATTAACGCTGACGATTGATGAAGGCAAGTTGATTGAAAAGGTCGTCAAGCAAACAGGCCGCGTCTTCCAGGTTGGTACGATGCAGCGATCGGAATCGGGACAGCGGTTCCTGCAGGCTGTCGCTCTGGTGAATGATGGCCGGATTGGTAAGGTTAAAAAAGTGACGTGCGGCATCAATGGAATGTCGGCTTCACCGGTCATTACGAAGGCACCTGTTCCTGAAGGGCTGGACTACGAATTCTGGCTGGGACCGGCACCGAAAGTGGATTATCGGGCACTTCCCGAAATGCGCAAGGGATATGGCGGCGGCGTGCCGCTCTATAGCAACTGTCACTATTCCTTCCGCAACTGGCATGAATATTCAGGCGGAAAACTGACTGACTGGGGTGCGCATCACGTTGATATCGCCTGCTGGGCTCTGGGGGCCAGCGATACGGGGCCGAGCAAAGTGACGCCACTCGAATTTTCGTTGCCGGTGGAGTACAAAGATGGGCACCCGGTAGTCCAGGATCAGTACAACGCCGCGACGAAATTTAAAATCCAGGTCGATATGCCTGATGACGTGGAAATGATTATCACCAGCGAAGGGGATAACGGCATTCTCTTTGAAGGAACCAAAGGCCGGTTCTTTGTTAACCGCGGCAAGATCGTCGGAGCGCCTGTGGAAGCTCTCAAAGACAATCCTCTGCCGGATGGCGCCATTGAAGCCGTTTATGGCGGCAAGGTGAGCGCAAATCATACTGCCAACTTTATTGAAGGTATGAATGCCCGCAAGCAACCCATTTCGGACGTCTGGTCGCATAACAGGATGCTTGAGATCTGTCACCTTTCCAATATCGCCATGCGACTGGATCGCGGACTCAAGTGGGATCCCGTGAAGCGAGAAGTAATCGGCGACGCCCAGGCGAACTCGTTCCTCTCAAGAGAAAATCGTAAGGGATACGAAATCAATATGTAG
- a CDS encoding MBL fold metallo-hydrolase produces MTLHYQVLGNPGRDNALFVRVESGQSIARLLFDCGDGCLSSLPFSEIQAIDHLFFSHLHMDHIGGFDSFFRCTFNRDVKPNVIWGPAGTSAILHHRFQGFWWNLHADQSGTWSVNDVHPTHIERFRYEISEAFSERHNENKTEQCSPILDTSDYSVSAIHLKHNGPCLGYVVREKPKWNVQTDRVAEMGLRPGPWMKELKSDTATPVIDIDGRTFDLAALRNDLLIESPGESIAYLTDFLLDDTTSEQLQEVLGDCTTVVCEAQYRDQDIDLAQRNFHTTTTKVSHLAARSGFGKLVLFHLSDRYTTEEWAEMLAECRKIFPNTVFPKDWNIEPQNNGI; encoded by the coding sequence ATGACTCTCCACTACCAGGTGCTTGGAAACCCAGGCCGCGATAATGCACTTTTCGTTCGCGTCGAGTCGGGACAATCGATCGCGCGATTGCTTTTCGACTGTGGCGATGGTTGCTTATCGAGCCTGCCATTTTCCGAGATCCAGGCGATTGATCATCTATTCTTCTCGCACCTGCACATGGACCACATTGGCGGTTTTGATTCGTTTTTCCGTTGCACTTTCAATCGCGATGTCAAGCCGAACGTGATTTGGGGCCCTGCCGGTACGTCTGCCATTCTGCACCATCGCTTTCAAGGGTTCTGGTGGAATCTTCACGCGGATCAATCTGGAACGTGGTCTGTAAACGACGTACACCCGACCCACATTGAACGATTCCGATACGAGATTTCCGAGGCGTTTTCTGAACGCCACAACGAGAATAAGACCGAACAATGCAGTCCGATACTGGATACAAGCGACTATTCGGTCTCTGCGATCCACCTGAAGCATAACGGCCCCTGCCTGGGATATGTGGTTCGAGAAAAACCAAAGTGGAACGTCCAGACCGACCGTGTTGCTGAAATGGGCCTGCGGCCCGGCCCATGGATGAAAGAACTCAAAAGTGACACTGCGACACCTGTGATTGACATCGATGGCCGGACATTTGATCTCGCGGCACTACGAAACGATTTGTTAATTGAATCGCCTGGGGAATCGATCGCATACCTGACTGATTTCCTGCTCGACGATACAACGAGCGAACAACTGCAGGAAGTCTTAGGCGATTGCACCACGGTTGTCTGCGAAGCGCAGTACCGGGATCAAGACATCGATCTCGCACAACGCAACTTTCACACAACGACAACAAAGGTCTCCCACCTTGCCGCCCGCTCCGGTTTCGGCAAACTCGTCTTATTCCATCTATCCGACCGGTATACGACAGAGGAATGGGCTGAGATGCTGGCCGAATGCCGAAAGATATTTCCCAACACAGTTTTCCCCAAAGACTGGAACATCGAACCGCAAAACAACGGTATCTAA